In Dolichospermum flos-aquae CCAP 1403/13F, the following proteins share a genomic window:
- a CDS encoding phosphate-starvation-inducible PsiE family protein codes for MPQRIIIEVNNLFKRDRIVRNLELFQDIIVISLCVSLFCVMLIRLGDMFLSFLSPLDLRQVTSDILFILILVELFRLLVDYLQERSISVGAAVEITIVSALREVILRGVLEISRDQLFGLSVFLLILSGIFLALPWMPRLLEQVKINQHETVDTKPEL; via the coding sequence ATGCCACAGCGGATAATTATAGAAGTCAATAATTTGTTTAAACGGGATAGAATTGTTCGTAACTTAGAACTTTTTCAGGATATTATTGTTATCTCCCTTTGCGTAAGTTTGTTTTGTGTAATGCTCATTCGCTTAGGAGATATGTTTTTATCATTTTTAAGTCCATTAGATCTACGGCAAGTAACATCTGATATTTTGTTTATTTTGATATTAGTAGAACTGTTTCGGTTGTTAGTTGATTACCTGCAAGAACGGAGTATTTCTGTAGGTGCAGCGGTAGAAATTACGATTGTTTCGGCTTTACGAGAGGTAATTTTACGTGGTGTATTAGAAATTTCCCGCGACCAACTTTTTGGACTTTCTGTATTTCTACTAATTTTATCAGGAATTTTCCTGGCTTTACCTTGGATGCCTCGTTTATTAGAACAGGTGAAAATTAATCAGCATGAAACAGTAGACACAAAACCAGAATTGTAA
- a CDS encoding tetratricopeptide repeat protein, with protein sequence MENINLEQAIQQYNTALTELENLVQSPSPAQVLEVLIARDRINSVLEMLATSVNSPPLSAQSLEEISKIDTRLKVNAQAIALFTESTSFRASFHPKEQAWWWFLEAPKTPWSDRFDWLFSGVSVTCLTVSLGLIGDISPRFLTGVPDAFGAFAVSTQSILTLLVAGGALTKIGQESLRQLLKTINIPERYWHELGAVTSFLVVLGLFGFRQFLPQIATNFYTNPGMESRKKGDWSSAEEQFNRAIKLNADDAQAHFQLGNLYEDMQMIEKARPEYQLAIQGGIIGATNNLARLNIFKKDYSGAVSLLLKTLDRDKKEPLDSKIKHTVLKNLGWARLMQKNYPDAEAKLLEAIDLQSTLKLEKYDIADVYCLLAQVMEAQGDKKEALLKWKTCNQYANITIPEQDEWATMAQKRLDPQETRK encoded by the coding sequence ATGGAAAATATTAATCTGGAACAGGCAATCCAACAATATAATACTGCGCTGACTGAGCTTGAAAATTTAGTTCAAAGTCCTTCTCCTGCTCAAGTTCTCGAAGTTTTGATTGCGCGAGATCGGATTAATTCGGTTTTGGAAATGCTTGCTACTTCTGTAAATTCTCCTCCTTTATCTGCTCAAAGTTTGGAAGAAATCAGCAAAATTGATACCAGGTTAAAAGTAAATGCTCAGGCGATCGCACTCTTTACTGAATCTACCAGTTTTCGTGCTAGTTTTCACCCCAAGGAACAGGCGTGGTGGTGGTTTCTGGAAGCTCCTAAGACCCCATGGAGCGATAGATTTGATTGGCTCTTTAGCGGGGTTTCTGTTACCTGTTTAACTGTTTCCTTGGGCTTAATTGGTGACATTTCCCCTCGCTTTTTGACTGGTGTACCTGATGCTTTTGGTGCTTTTGCAGTCAGTACCCAAAGTATTCTTACTCTTCTTGTTGCTGGTGGCGCACTCACAAAAATTGGTCAAGAATCTCTCAGACAGTTACTAAAAACAATTAATATCCCTGAAAGATATTGGCATGAATTAGGTGCAGTTACTTCTTTTTTGGTAGTTTTAGGTTTGTTTGGTTTTCGCCAATTTTTACCTCAAATTGCCACAAATTTTTATACTAATCCAGGGATGGAAAGCCGTAAAAAAGGTGATTGGAGTAGTGCTGAAGAACAGTTTAATAGAGCTATTAAATTAAATGCTGATGATGCTCAGGCACACTTTCAATTGGGCAATCTTTACGAGGATATGCAAATGATTGAAAAGGCTCGTCCAGAATATCAATTAGCTATTCAAGGAGGAATTATTGGTGCAACTAATAATTTAGCAAGGCTGAATATTTTTAAAAAAGATTATTCCGGGGCAGTTTCCTTACTTCTCAAAACTTTAGATAGAGATAAAAAAGAACCTTTAGACTCAAAAATAAAACATACTGTTCTCAAAAATTTAGGTTGGGCGCGACTGATGCAAAAAAACTATCCAGATGCTGAAGCCAAGTTATTAGAAGCCATTGATTTACAATCTACTCTCAAATTAGAAAAGTATGATATTGCTGATGTTTATTGTCTTTTAGCCCAAGTCATGGAAGCCCAAGGTGATAAAAAAGAAGCATTGCTAAAGTGGAAAACTTGCAACCAGTATGCCAATATTACCATTCCCGAACAGGATGAATGGGCAACAATGGCTCAAAAGCGTTTAGACCCCCAGGAGACTCGTAAATGA
- a CDS encoding tetratricopeptide repeat protein yields MIKFTAITLALALITFPFAVKAQTAKIYSISGTGKVRIQREKRTDWIPVRPATDLYQGDQILPDRGVKVYVRCPDWSKPVLVKAGVPSGMGSVCLSWVSRDYRGSQTVGILGGINPDIPYLITPRHSLLLSRTPLIRWHQVSGVAEYTIEVTGATGLMWRTKTKETHLVYAGKPLAAGVSYSIIIRTNTGKSSQEDNYNSEQKATNLEFRILRKSEAEVVKSATAQIASSSLNNEADALTLANFYSNYVLPQSVIQAYQLPDNTFETYSLTGDAIAILESLVQKGKQSVLIYRTLGDLYWQTGLVRLAETNYLKAIDLVQGLEDMEDWTLSQYNLGQVYAAIDDYKKALEHFNQARVGYIFLGDNGRAEVLQRQMKRINKTSANSQEVKN; encoded by the coding sequence ATGATCAAATTTACAGCAATTACATTAGCTTTGGCATTGATCACATTTCCTTTTGCTGTTAAGGCTCAAACTGCTAAAATTTATTCTATTTCCGGCACGGGTAAGGTGAGAATACAGCGAGAAAAACGTACAGATTGGATTCCTGTTCGTCCAGCTACTGACCTATATCAAGGTGATCAAATATTACCAGACAGAGGAGTTAAAGTTTATGTGCGGTGTCCTGACTGGAGTAAACCTGTCCTTGTCAAAGCTGGTGTACCATCAGGTATGGGTTCAGTTTGTCTTAGTTGGGTGAGTCGAGATTACAGAGGTTCTCAAACTGTGGGAATACTGGGGGGAATTAATCCTGATATTCCCTATTTGATTACTCCCCGTCATAGTCTCTTACTCAGCCGTACTCCCCTAATTCGTTGGCATCAAGTTTCTGGAGTGGCAGAATACACCATTGAAGTGACAGGTGCAACAGGCTTAATGTGGCGGACTAAAACCAAGGAAACTCACCTTGTTTATGCTGGTAAACCTCTGGCTGCGGGTGTTTCCTACTCTATCATTATCCGCACCAATACCGGAAAATCCTCTCAGGAGGATAATTACAATTCTGAGCAAAAAGCTACCAATTTGGAATTTAGAATCCTGCGTAAGTCTGAAGCAGAAGTAGTAAAATCAGCAACTGCACAAATTGCTTCCAGTTCTCTAAATAACGAAGCAGATGCTTTAACGCTGGCAAATTTTTACAGTAACTACGTTTTACCCCAATCTGTGATTCAAGCCTATCAACTACCAGATAATACATTTGAGACTTATAGCTTAACTGGTGATGCGATCGCCATTTTAGAATCTTTAGTACAAAAAGGAAAACAGTCTGTTCTCATTTATCGTACTTTGGGCGATCTCTATTGGCAAACTGGACTTGTCCGCCTTGCGGAAACCAATTATTTAAAAGCGATTGATTTAGTTCAGGGACTAGAAGATATGGAAGATTGGACACTATCTCAGTATAATTTAGGACAAGTCTATGCTGCGATAGATGACTATAAGAAAGCATTGGAACATTTTAACCAAGCTAGAGTAGGTTATATCTTTTTGGGAGATAACGGACGTGCAGAGGTTCTTCAACGCCAAATGAAAAGAATCAATAAAACCTCAGCTAATTCACAAGAGGTAAAAAATTAG
- a CDS encoding CHAT domain-containing protein, producing the protein MTLRLKLISWLTSPLLLTLIPSLLPIPSYLLSTTAQAQTSQNRKTQASKLLQQGLQQFELSQYQAAIESWQKALEIYQQLKDRTGEGLSLTGLAEIYFHMEQYPKAIELYQQSSAIFKEIGDYREELRQRNRQGEGESLRHLGIVYENLGQYPKAIELYQQSLSIFREIGNRQGEGKSLMDLGSPYRNLGQYLKAIEFYQQSLSIFREIGNQQGEGLSLIGIGNAYGNLGQYPKAIEFFQQSLNISRDIGNRYGEGLSLMNLGNAYSLLRQYPKAIEFYQQSLAIQQDIGDRNEVAKSMNNLGNAYGNLGQYPKAIEFFQQCLSISRAIGNIVVEGLTFHNIGSTLQKQQQSELAIVFYKQSVNVREGIRQDLRKLPREQQASYTQTVADSYRRLASLLLEKNRVMEALQVLDLLKVQELQDYVRNVQNDKNKEKIELFPQEQKIIQDYTAIQAPVIRLGAELADLRKLQTRTPTQQQRIQEIEKIQAKTNQQMSEFLKSPAVVALSQQMQKNAPQQNLTLSAYKDLQTRLNRLGKRIALFYTLVLDDRLELVLLPPGKPPIRRSVAIKRTELEKMIQTFRQDLQDPNSQVKETAQKLYSQLIKPIESELQQADVQSIIYAPDGQMRYIPLAALYDGKKWLTERYQINYLTALALTKLEPESTHDPRVLAGAFTQGNYSLEAAGQTFNFQGLRFAKTEVEGLGAATPNTTKLFDKAFNRDAILSKIKNYSIVHMATHAVFVKGAPENSFILMGDGNRINLKEIEEWKLPDVTLVVLSACQTALGGELGNGLEILGFGYQLQRTGVRASIASLWEVSDGGTKTLMDALYERLKSGKMTKAEALHEAQISLITGKNQSSGETRSSVRLTPGNSGQTGNSAAISRNLSHPYYWSPFILIGNGL; encoded by the coding sequence ATGACATTGCGACTTAAACTAATTAGCTGGCTCACGTCGCCTCTGCTGCTGACGTTGATTCCCTCTCTGTTACCCATTCCCAGTTATCTCCTCTCTACCACCGCCCAAGCACAGACGAGTCAAAACCGCAAAACACAAGCAAGCAAGTTATTACAGCAAGGACTTCAGCAATTTGAACTTAGCCAATACCAAGCTGCAATCGAGTCTTGGCAAAAGGCGTTAGAAATCTATCAACAACTGAAAGATCGGACTGGGGAAGGTCTTTCCCTAACAGGTCTGGCCGAGATTTACTTTCATATGGAGCAATACCCAAAGGCAATTGAGTTATATCAACAGTCCTCAGCTATTTTTAAAGAAATCGGCGATTATCGAGAGGAGCTTCGCCAACGCAATCGGCAAGGGGAAGGCGAATCTCTGAGACATCTAGGCATTGTTTACGAAAACTTGGGGCAATACCCAAAAGCAATTGAGTTATATCAACAGTCTTTGTCTATTTTTCGAGAAATTGGCAATCGGCAAGGGGAAGGCAAATCTCTGATGGATTTGGGTAGTCCTTACCGGAACCTGGGGCAATACCTCAAAGCAATTGAGTTCTATCAACAGTCTTTGTCTATTTTTCGAGAAATTGGCAATCAGCAAGGGGAAGGTCTTTCTCTGATTGGTATAGGCAATGCTTACGGGAACCTGGGGCAATACCCAAAGGCAATTGAGTTCTTTCAGCAGTCTTTAAACATTTCACGCGACATCGGCAATCGCTATGGGGAAGGTCTTTCCCTCATGAATCTGGGCAATGCTTATTCGCTGCTGAGGCAATACCCAAAGGCAATTGAGTTCTATCAGCAGTCTTTGGCTATTCAACAAGATATCGGCGATCGCAATGAGGTAGCTAAATCCATGAATAATCTGGGCAATGCTTACGGGAACCTGGGGCAATACCCAAAGGCAATTGAGTTCTTTCAACAGTGCTTATCCATTTCTCGTGCAATCGGCAACATTGTAGTGGAAGGTTTGACTTTTCATAACATTGGCTCAACACTACAAAAACAGCAGCAATCAGAATTAGCTATTGTCTTCTACAAGCAATCCGTCAATGTGCGAGAAGGCATCCGTCAAGACTTACGCAAATTACCCCGTGAACAACAGGCATCCTACACCCAAACTGTAGCGGATAGCTATCGCCGTCTAGCATCGCTGCTACTGGAAAAAAATCGAGTCATGGAAGCTTTACAAGTTCTTGATTTACTCAAAGTTCAAGAACTACAGGACTATGTTCGTAACGTACAAAACGATAAAAACAAAGAGAAGATTGAACTATTTCCACAAGAACAAAAAATTATCCAAGACTATACTGCAATTCAAGCTCCAGTTATTCGCCTTGGTGCTGAACTAGCCGACCTCCGCAAACTGCAAACTCGCACTCCTACTCAACAGCAACGCATTCAGGAAATTGAAAAAATCCAGGCGAAAACTAACCAACAGATGAGTGAGTTTCTCAAAAGTCCTGCTGTGGTAGCTTTATCGCAACAAATGCAAAAGAACGCCCCACAACAAAATCTGACTTTATCTGCTTATAAAGACCTGCAAACCCGATTAAATCGATTAGGAAAACGTATCGCCCTATTCTATACCCTGGTTTTGGATGACCGTCTGGAATTGGTATTACTACCCCCAGGTAAACCACCAATCCGTCGTTCTGTGGCAATCAAGCGGACGGAATTAGAAAAAATGATTCAAACTTTCCGTCAAGATTTACAAGATCCAAATTCTCAGGTTAAGGAAACTGCCCAAAAGCTTTATAGTCAACTGATTAAGCCAATAGAAAGTGAACTTCAACAGGCAGATGTACAATCAATCATCTATGCACCTGACGGACAAATGCGCTATATTCCCTTGGCTGCACTTTACGATGGGAAAAAATGGCTGACGGAACGCTATCAAATCAACTACCTCACCGCCCTTGCATTAACCAAACTTGAGCCTGAATCTACTCATGATCCTCGTGTTTTAGCAGGAGCATTTACACAAGGTAACTATAGTCTTGAAGCAGCAGGGCAGACTTTCAATTTCCAAGGATTGCGCTTTGCTAAGACAGAAGTTGAGGGATTAGGTGCAGCAACTCCTAATACTACCAAACTGTTTGATAAAGCTTTTAACCGGGATGCAATTTTATCCAAAATTAAAAACTACAGCATTGTTCACATGGCAACTCATGCTGTTTTTGTCAAAGGTGCGCCGGAAAATTCTTTTATTCTCATGGGTGACGGTAATCGGATTAACTTAAAAGAAATTGAAGAGTGGAAGTTGCCCGATGTTACTTTGGTGGTATTGAGTGCCTGTCAAACTGCGTTGGGTGGAGAATTGGGTAATGGTTTGGAAATCTTGGGGTTTGGTTATCAACTCCAGCGTACAGGAGTGAGAGCTTCCATTGCTTCTCTCTGGGAAGTTAGTGATGGTGGTACTAAAACCCTCATGGATGCTTTATATGAGCGACTCAAATCCGGGAAAATGACTAAAGCTGAAGCCCTCCACGAAGCTCAGATATCCTTGATTACAGGTAAAAATCAAAGCAGTGGTGAGACACGGAGTAGTGTGAGATTGACACCAGGAAATAGCGGGCAAACTGGAAATTCTGCCGCTATCTCTCGTAATCTCAGTCATCCTTATTACTGGTCTCCCTTTATTTTAATTGGCAATGGGTTGTAA
- a CDS encoding carbohydrate ABC transporter permease — protein MSQLTSKQWILIQQRITPYLFLLPALIILTLTVFYPAVQAFYLSFTNYENIGDPPQWIGFKNFVRLSKDPVFWQTLQNTFLYLIGVVPILVFLPLGLAILVNQKLRGMNWFRTAYYTPVVISMVVAGIAWKWLYAENGLLNQILKTLGIFPDGIPWLTSPDKILGIVPISLASIMVVTIWKGLGYYMIIYLAGLQAIPADIYEAAAIDGSDDIRKHWDITLPLMQPYLALVAVISAISATKVFEEVYIMTQGGPLNSSKTIVYYLYEQAFGNLEISYACTIGLVLFLVILGLSILRLVINQDGNDFSV, from the coding sequence ATGTCGCAATTAACATCAAAACAATGGATTTTAATTCAACAGAGAATAACACCTTATTTATTTTTATTACCAGCCTTAATTATTTTAACATTAACTGTTTTTTATCCAGCAGTTCAAGCCTTTTATCTGAGTTTTACCAACTATGAAAATATAGGAGATCCTCCACAATGGATTGGGTTTAAGAACTTTGTGCGTTTATCGAAAGATCCAGTTTTTTGGCAAACATTACAAAATACATTTCTTTATCTAATTGGTGTTGTGCCAATTTTAGTATTTTTACCCTTGGGTTTAGCAATTTTAGTCAATCAAAAACTGCGGGGAATGAATTGGTTTAGAACAGCATATTATACCCCAGTTGTAATTTCTATGGTAGTAGCTGGGATAGCTTGGAAATGGTTATATGCAGAAAACGGATTGCTGAATCAAATTCTCAAAACTTTAGGAATTTTTCCCGACGGAATTCCCTGGTTAACAAGTCCTGATAAGATATTGGGAATTGTCCCCATTTCCCTAGCTAGTATTATGGTTGTAACTATTTGGAAAGGTTTAGGCTACTACATGATTATTTATTTAGCTGGATTGCAAGCCATTCCCGCTGATATTTATGAAGCCGCGGCTATTGATGGTTCAGACGATATTCGTAAACATTGGGATATTACCTTACCATTGATGCAACCCTATTTAGCTTTAGTGGCTGTAATTTCGGCGATTTCTGCAACTAAAGTTTTTGAAGAAGTTTATATTATGACCCAAGGTGGACCGCTGAATAGTTCTAAGACAATTGTTTATTATTTGTATGAACAAGCATTTGGTAATTTAGAAATTAGCTATGCTTGTACCATCGGTTTAGTGCTATTTTTAGTTATCTTAGGTTTATCAATTTTAAGATTAGTTATCAATCAAGATGGGAATGATTTTAGTGTTTAA
- a CDS encoding diflavin flavoprotein, whose protein sequence is MTTKPRDVQILPIGTDTIILRSRSWARLRFETEYALAKGTTANSYLIQGDKNALLDPPGETFTEIYLAALQQRFDVKKLDYVILGHINPNRAATLKALLEIAPQITFVCSNPGSINLRAALEKDDLQILVMRGEDTLDLGKGHHLQFIPTPNPRYADELCTWDPQTEILFSDKLFGAHICSDQVFDEGWEVFNEDRRYYFDCLMAPHARQIETALEKLADLPVRMYATGHGPIVRYGLIDITKGYREWTKQQTSADMTVALIYASAYGNTATLAQAIARGITKAGVSVEAINCEFTEPEEIKAAIAKSAGFVIGSPTLGGHAPTPVQTALGIVLSTATNNKLAGVFGSFGWSGEAVDLIESKLKDAGYRFGFDTIRVKFKPNEVTLQTCEEAGTDFAQALKRAAKKSVVAKQPASNVEQAVGRIVGSICVVTATQGDVKTGMLASWVTQASFNPPGLTIAVAKDRAMESLSYTNNKFVVNILAEGKEIRKQFMKVYAPGQDRFAGLDIQEANNGGIILNGALAYLECSVQSRMESGDHWLVYATVDDGKVLNQDAVTAVHYRKSASYY, encoded by the coding sequence ATGACCACTAAACCCCGTGACGTGCAAATATTGCCCATTGGTACAGATACCATAATATTGCGATCGCGCAGTTGGGCAAGATTAAGATTTGAAACTGAATATGCTTTAGCCAAAGGAACAACGGCTAATTCCTATCTCATCCAAGGCGATAAAAATGCCCTGCTTGACCCCCCTGGCGAAACTTTTACCGAAATTTATCTCGCAGCCTTACAACAGCGGTTTGATGTCAAAAAACTCGATTATGTAATTCTGGGTCACATTAACCCCAACCGCGCTGCAACGTTAAAAGCTTTACTGGAAATTGCCCCCCAAATTACCTTTGTTTGTTCTAACCCAGGGTCGATAAATTTACGCGCAGCTTTGGAAAAAGACGATTTACAAATTTTGGTCATGCGGGGAGAAGATACCCTAGATTTAGGAAAAGGACATCATTTACAATTTATTCCCACACCTAACCCCCGTTACGCTGACGAACTTTGTACCTGGGACCCGCAAACAGAAATCTTGTTTTCTGATAAATTATTTGGAGCGCATATTTGCTCAGATCAGGTTTTTGATGAAGGTTGGGAAGTATTTAACGAAGATAGACGCTATTATTTTGACTGTTTAATGGCACCTCACGCCAGACAAATCGAAACGGCTTTAGAGAAATTGGCAGATTTGCCAGTGCGAATGTATGCTACTGGTCATGGTCCAATAGTCCGCTATGGTTTAATTGATATTACCAAAGGCTATCGGGAATGGACTAAACAGCAAACTTCCGCTGATATGACAGTGGCTTTAATTTACGCCTCAGCCTATGGCAATACTGCAACTTTAGCACAGGCGATCGCTCGCGGCATTACCAAAGCCGGTGTCAGTGTCGAAGCCATTAACTGCGAATTTACCGAACCTGAAGAAATCAAAGCCGCAATTGCAAAATCCGCAGGTTTCGTCATAGGTTCTCCCACCTTAGGAGGACACGCACCCACACCGGTACAAACAGCATTAGGAATTGTCCTTTCTACCGCAACTAACAATAAATTAGCCGGTGTATTTGGTTCTTTTGGTTGGAGTGGAGAAGCCGTTGATTTAATTGAAAGCAAACTCAAAGACGCGGGATACAGATTTGGATTTGACACCATTCGCGTTAAATTCAAACCCAATGAAGTCACTTTACAAACCTGCGAAGAAGCGGGAACTGATTTCGCCCAAGCATTGAAACGCGCCGCGAAAAAGTCAGTTGTGGCTAAACAACCAGCAAGTAATGTCGAACAAGCTGTAGGGCGGATTGTTGGTTCTATATGTGTGGTTACAGCCACTCAAGGTGATGTTAAAACGGGAATGTTAGCATCTTGGGTAACACAAGCCAGTTTTAATCCTCCTGGTTTAACCATTGCGGTAGCTAAAGACCGGGCTATGGAATCCTTATCCTATACAAATAACAAATTTGTAGTTAATATCTTGGCGGAAGGGAAAGAAATCCGTAAGCAATTTATGAAAGTTTACGCCCCTGGACAAGATAGATTTGCCGGTTTGGACATTCAAGAAGCCAATAATGGCGGCAT
- a CDS encoding diflavin flavoprotein, with amino-acid sequence MVLLTEKLEKRLTINTVEISEDTTAIRSLDWDRDRFDIEFGLQNGTTYNSFLIRGEKIALVDTSHEKFRKLYFDTLTGLINPQDIDYLIVSHTEPDHSGLVKDLLQLAPHITVVASKVAIQFLEDMVHQPFNRKIVKNGDRLDLGNGHEFEFVIAPNLHWPDTIFTFDHKTQILYTCDAFGLHYCSESTFDDDLAAIEADFQYYYECLMGPNARSVLSAMKRMAELKTIRMIATGHGPLLYHNVEELTGRYRSWSQGQTKAETPVGIFYVSEYGFGDRIAQSIANGMTKTGVAVEIVDLASVNELQELRELVGRCTGLVVGMPPTSGNSNIQAALSTVLGSAKEKQAIGIFETGGGDDEPTYPLLNKFRALGLHLSFPVIEIRETPTANTYKKCEEAGTDLGQWVTRDKSIKAMKSLAADLDKALGRISGGLYIITAKKSDVSSAMLASWVSQASFKPLGFSIAVAKDRAIESLMQVGDRFVLNVLEEGNYQPLMKHFLKRFAPGADRFQGVKTQPAENGAPILTDALAYIECEVVSRMDCGDHWAVYSTAYAGRVSNPDAMTAVHHRKVGNHY; translated from the coding sequence ATGGTATTGCTTACCGAGAAACTAGAAAAGCGTCTGACTATAAATACTGTAGAGATTAGTGAAGATACTACCGCAATTCGGTCTTTAGATTGGGACCGCGATCGCTTTGATATTGAATTTGGTTTACAAAATGGTACAACCTACAACTCTTTTCTGATTCGGGGGGAAAAAATCGCCCTGGTTGATACTTCCCATGAAAAGTTTCGCAAACTTTATTTTGATACTCTCACCGGTTTAATTAATCCCCAAGATATTGATTATTTAATTGTTAGTCACACTGAACCAGATCACAGCGGTTTAGTAAAAGACTTACTACAACTCGCTCCTCATATAACTGTGGTTGCGTCAAAGGTGGCAATTCAGTTTTTGGAGGACATGGTACATCAACCATTTAACCGCAAAATTGTCAAAAATGGCGATCGCTTAGATTTAGGCAATGGACATGAATTTGAATTTGTCATTGCTCCTAATTTACACTGGCCTGATACCATTTTCACCTTTGACCACAAAACCCAAATTCTCTACACCTGCGATGCTTTTGGGTTACATTACTGCTCAGAAAGTACCTTTGATGACGATTTAGCAGCAATAGAAGCTGATTTCCAATATTACTACGAATGTTTAATGGGTCCAAATGCCCGTTCTGTCCTTTCCGCAATGAAGCGCATGGCAGAATTGAAAACCATTCGCATGATTGCCACCGGACACGGACCCCTATTGTATCACAATGTGGAAGAATTAACCGGACGTTATCGCAGTTGGAGTCAAGGCCAAACCAAAGCCGAAACCCCTGTAGGAATATTTTACGTTTCCGAGTACGGTTTTGGCGATCGCATTGCCCAATCTATTGCTAACGGGATGACAAAAACTGGTGTCGCTGTCGAAATAGTAGATTTAGCCAGCGTCAACGAATTACAAGAACTGCGGGAACTGGTAGGACGTTGTACAGGCTTAGTTGTGGGAATGCCCCCAACTTCAGGCAATTCTAACATTCAAGCCGCCCTCAGCACCGTTTTAGGTTCTGCCAAAGAAAAACAAGCCATTGGCATTTTTGAAACTGGTGGAGGAGATGATGAACCCACCTATCCCCTATTAAATAAATTCCGGGCTTTAGGCTTACACTTATCTTTTCCCGTAATTGAAATTCGGGAAACACCCACAGCTAACACTTACAAAAAATGTGAAGAAGCGGGGACAGACTTGGGACAATGGGTAACAAGAGACAAAAGCATCAAAGCCATGAAATCCCTGGCTGCTGACTTAGATAAAGCCTTGGGCAGAATTAGCGGTGGTTTATATATCATCACAGCCAAAAAATCCGACGTATCCAGCGCCATGTTAGCTTCCTGGGTAAGTCAAGCCAGCTTTAAACCCTTGGGCTTTTCCATCGCCGTCGCCAAAGACCGAGCCATAGAATCACTCATGCAAGTAGGCGATCGCTTCGTTCTCAATGTACTCGAAGAAGGCAACTATCAACCATTAATGAAACACTTCTTAAAAAGATTTGCTCCCGGTGCAGATCGTTTTCAAGGTGTGAAAACCCAACCTGCTGAAAATGGCGCACCTATCCTCACAGATGCCCTAGCATACATAGAATGCGAAGTAGTTAGCCGCATGGATTGTGGTGATCATTGGGCAGTATACAGCACAGCTTACGCCGGTAGAGTATCCAATCCCGATGCCATGACAGCAGTACACCACCGGAAAGTAGGAAACCACTATTAA